In the genome of Lentisphaera araneosa HTCC2155, the window TAATTTGGGGCTCTTGGTGAATCGAGTTTATTCATTGATGTCGAGTAGTCTTCTCGTTGCTTTACCCATGTTTGTCTTTATGGGAATCATGTTGGAGAAGTCGGGCTTAGCAGAAAATTTGATGGAGTCTTTTCAAAAGATTTTCAGCTCAGTTCGTGGAGGTCTAGCACTCGCCGTAACTCTGATAGGCTTGCTCTTGGCCGCATCGACAGGCATCATTGGCGCCTCAGTCGTACTCTTGGCACTAATGTCGATCCCCACCATGCTGAAAAATGGCTATAGCAAGGAATTGGCCTGCGGCACGGTTTGTTCAGCAGGTTGCTTAGGGATTTTAATTCCCCCGAGTATCATGTTGATTTTATTGGCGGATCAAATGGGCGTTTCAGTGGGCGACCTCTTTCATGCCGCAGTGCTTCCAGGTTTATTACTGACGGCGTCTTATTGTGTCTACATATTTTTTAAAGCCCAAAAAGTCGACAAGAGCGAGGTCGTGCCATTGCAGAAGGGGGATTTAAAAAAGCTCTTCTTGGCAATCATTCCTCCCATGTTGCTGATGTTCTTGGTTCTCGGTTCGATTTTCTTTGGTATTGCGACGCCTACAGAAGCGAGTGGGCTTGGCGCCTTTGGCGCAATGATCTTAGCTTTTAGCAGTAAAAAACTCGACTACAAAACTCTTCGCCTCAGTGTGATGGAGACGGGGAAAACTACGAGCTTCATTATGGCTATTCTCATTGGCGCAGCTTGCTTTTCTTTAACACTTAAAGAATTGGAGGGGGATGAAATTATTCGCGAAAATATCATGGCACTGCCTTTCGGCCATACGGGAATTATTTTAGCGATTCTCGCAATGATTTTTCTCTTGGGATTCTTTTTGGATTGGATCGAAATTACTTTGGTGATGATCCCCATTGTGGCGCCGATCATTTCGGCAATGGCTTTGGAAATGCCTGGGCAAGGTCTAGAGCAAGCGGAACTTATTTGGTTTGCCATCCTCGTTGCAGTCACACTGCAAACATCTTTCCTTACCCCACCAGTAGGTTTCGCTTTGTTTTACTTGAAGGGCGTCACACCGAAAGAAATCGAACTCAAGCACATCTATAAGGGAGTGATCCCCTTTATTATTTTGCAGGTCTTGATTCTCATTCTGATTTTCCTCTTCCCTTCAGTGGTCTTGTGGCTGCCTTCTTTGGCAGCTTAATAGTAAAATTGAACCACAAAAAAGCCCCATGATCGCGATCATGGAGCTTCTTGAAAATAGGTGAATAAAAAGCTTATTCTTTCTTTTTCTTTGGAGCTTTAGCTTTTTTGGCAAACTCTTTAATCATAGCGGCAGTGCCAGCATCTGTTTTGTCAGCTTTGACCATGGCCATTTCAAATTTTGCATCAGCTGCGGCAACTTTCTTTCCCTCTTTGTCGATGATTTTTGTATCGGCAGTGATTTTGAATGCTTTCTCTTCTTTTTTGATTTTGATTGTAATAGAATCGGCAGTCATACTGATGACGCTACCTTTTACGGGCTTGGCTTTTTTGTCTGCAGCCATAAGAGGAGAAGCAATAATTAGGATAAGCAAGAGACTGAGGATTTTTTTCATATATGACCTTAATGTTTTATTTTAAATTTATTCTTTAACGAATGCAGCGTAAATGTGTGTTACAAAAACAACTATACTTAAGTGAGTGACCTAGCTACTCACCGACAAATACGATTTTATGGGACATCATCAAAAACTTTTGTTTTTATTATGAAAAAGCAAAGTTTTTATGACTAAGAAATCTTTTTATTGTTTTTTAAGCAATTCAATTGCGGCTTCCGCAAAACGCGTGCCGAGGATTTTGTAGCCTTCATTTGTCATGTGTAGATCATCGACGTACTTGCGGATTTCTTTCGTTTTCCAGTGGGGAGGTGAATCACCAGTGTTGAGATCGTGGGTCTCAATGATCTTGCAGTTGGGCGTGTCTTTGGCGACCTTTTTCTGAGCGGCAATAATTTCCTCCCATTCGGGATAAAGGGCTTGCTTATTATCTTTGCCAAAATCACTGAGTTTACCGATGACAAAGACAATGGGAGTTTCGGGAAAATCAGCTTTGATTTGCGAAAAGAGCGCCTTGAGGCTGCGTTCATACACGGCGGAATGACGTTCACGGGAATCGCGCTCGCCTTGCATCCAGCAGAAGGCAATTGCTTTAGGTTTCTTACCTTGAGTCGCTTTTGTAATTTTCTTCATCATGCTTTTGTACATGACGCCATTTTCTTTTGGCTGCGGATTTTTCGTGTTGGGAATGTTGGGGTCAATTTTCCAATAGGGAGCGGCTTTCCAATCGTGAACCCACATGCGGATGGGGCGCCCACCAATGGCTTCTTTGACAATCAGTACATTTTCTTTGCCGAATTCTTGATTAACGCGAGGCTCAAAAGTGAACTTTTGATTCATTCCCTGCATATTGGATTGACCTGAGAGGATGAAGAGGTATTTGCCTTCTTCTGCATAAGTCGAGAAGAGCAAAAATAAACAGCTGAAAAGAGTCGTGATTTTCATAATTGTGAGGCCTTATTTGATTAAGAGTTTTATAAAGTGCTCTTCCAGAGCCTTCAGAGGGGCACCAATAGCTTTTTTATTGTGAGAAGTGGCGACAAGAACGATATTGTTGTGAGGCAATATACTCATGTATTGACCACCAGCACCAATACCACTGATGAAATTGATTTTGTCGTCACTAAATTTTTTGCGATTGTGGAAGTAATAAAAATAACCATCACCTTTCTTGCTGTCAACGATGAGTTGAACATATTCTGGTGAAAGCCATGGCTTGCCATTGAGTTTGCCCCCATCAAGAATGGATTGCGCCACTTTGAGTAGAGTGCGTGAAGTAAAGTTACTACCTGCACCACAAGCAGGTAAAGCATTGCTTTTATCGTTCCAACAGTAAACAGTTCCCAGTTTATTGGTCACTTCAGCTTCAATCCATTTTTGTACTTGGCCGCCAGTTTTAATATCAATAATCATCATGATCATCGTTGCGTCTAAACCGGAATACTTATACTCTTTACTCGCTTGAGAAATGGGTGAGGTGGCCTCAAAAACCTTTTGAAAGTAAGCTTGTTTTTGGTACTTTCTTTCTAAAGCGAGAACAGTGCTTTTTTGACTAAAGCGAAGACCAGATTTCATGAAAAGAGCATCGCGTAGAGTGATACTCTCGACGCCTGCCTGGATTTTTGAACGGTCAATTTCGGGCATGAAATCAATGACGGGCTTATCGAGATCACTGATTGAGAGTAAGCCCAGTTGAATCGCTCTAGCGAGGCAGACAGAAGTCATGGTTTTGGTGACTGACATGGTGTAATGCGGCCCATTCACTCGACCACGACGGTTGTACATCTCAAAAATGAGCTTGCCGTTTTTAGCAATAAGCAGGCTATCTAAATTTTGATATTTACTTTTCTTGTCTTCGGCGAGAAAAGCTTCAGCAGCCTCTTGGACTCCTGGATTATTCCATTGACCGACTGCGATGCCATCGTTCAAATCTTTAGGGCTCGTGCTGAGGTAGGGAGCTTTTAGGTATTTGATCTTTTTTTGTTCTTTACTGGACTGATTCTTAGGATCGACCCCTTGATCCAAACTTGGAGGGTTTTGAGCTAATAGATTGACTGATATTATTAAAAAGTTTACTGCACTTAATAAAGTTTTATTCAATGTCATGTTGTGCCTTGGTTTGAGTTGATCAAGAGTTATCAATAATCACTACGTAAGCCAAAGAAGTTTTCTAACTTCTAATTAACACTTTGATTGAATATAATTAAAAAGCAAAAGACCGCATCTCAGCGGCCTCTCACTTCGGGACAGAACTACTTTTTATGGAGTCCAAAGTTGACTTGAGTTATTTGAGTTATTCCCAATGCTTAATGCTTGATTTCCATCAAGTGATTCTAAGTGACCATCAACGTAAGTAATATTGAGTTTACCGTCATGTCTGGCCATACGTTTTGTTGCAGTATCTTTTATAACTTTGTTTTCATCTTTTAAGTTTGCAGGCCAAATTACATTGCTTTTATTATAACCATCAATCATGAATAATGTTTTAGAAGAATGTGTAGATGCCAAACTTTTAGGTACATTAGAGCCTGAAGCAAGAGTTAAATTTTTATTCATAGAATAATTAGTTTCGTAGTTCCATTGGAATGTCACACCACTTGGACAATGAAATGGGTGATTATCTGTTTTCAAACCACTCTTAGATAAATAACCAGACTCAAATAGTTGTTTATTCCATTTGATTGACCCGTTAGTAGACGGGAAAACATATTGATTATTATCATCTGCATACATGAAGTTGGCTAACGTAGCTTGCTTAAGTTTATTTTTACAGCTAGTTCTTATAGCAGAATCACGAGCATTACCAAGTACGGGTAAGATTATGCTTGCAAGAATACCAATGATCGCAATGACGACTAACAGTTCAATTAGGCTGAATTTCTTTTTCATTTTTTTTGTCTCCGAATTTTAAGATAAAGAGATGTATGAAAAGTCCATGCCAAGGCCTATTTCCAAGTCATAAGTAGTTAATTTAAAATTATTTATAAATTTTATAAAATATACATGTGCGAAATTTCACATATATTTTCGTGCGTTTTATGTGAAGATTTAGTTAAGGCTTTCAATAAGCCCCAAATCAAGAGGAGTATTTTTGATGTTTTCGGTATCGTAGTTGATACTGCCCTTGGGACTATTTTCAGTTGGAGTGCTATTGCCAGTGATTTCTAAAAGGCGATATTTCTTTTTTTCGCTGTGATCCACGTAGGTGGAATAAATCACAGAATCAAAA includes:
- a CDS encoding TRAP transporter large permease; its protein translation is MYPEELMLIAMFGILLLFIFIGVRIAFAIAGTGMLTTVLCLICNKYFETNFFADFNNLGLLVNRVYSLMSSSLLVALPMFVFMGIMLEKSGLAENLMESFQKIFSSVRGGLALAVTLIGLLLAASTGIIGASVVLLALMSIPTMLKNGYSKELACGTVCSAGCLGILIPPSIMLILLADQMGVSVGDLFHAAVLPGLLLTASYCVYIFFKAQKVDKSEVVPLQKGDLKKLFLAIIPPMLLMFLVLGSIFFGIATPTEASGLGAFGAMILAFSSKKLDYKTLRLSVMETGKTTSFIMAILIGAACFSLTLKELEGDEIIRENIMALPFGHTGIILAILAMIFLLGFFLDWIEITLVMIPIVAPIISAMALEMPGQGLEQAELIWFAILVAVTLQTSFLTPPVGFALFYLKGVTPKEIELKHIYKGVIPFIILQVLILILIFLFPSVVLWLPSLAA
- a CDS encoding sialate O-acetylesterase gives rise to the protein MKITTLFSCLFLLFSTYAEEGKYLFILSGQSNMQGMNQKFTFEPRVNQEFGKENVLIVKEAIGGRPIRMWVHDWKAAPYWKIDPNIPNTKNPQPKENGVMYKSMMKKITKATQGKKPKAIAFCWMQGERDSRERHSAVYERSLKALFSQIKADFPETPIVFVIGKLSDFGKDNKQALYPEWEEIIAAQKKVAKDTPNCKIIETHDLNTGDSPPHWKTKEIRKYVDDLHMTNEGYKILGTRFAEAAIELLKKQ
- a CDS encoding serine hydrolase domain-containing protein, encoding MTLNKTLLSAVNFLIISVNLLAQNPPSLDQGVDPKNQSSKEQKKIKYLKAPYLSTSPKDLNDGIAVGQWNNPGVQEAAEAFLAEDKKSKYQNLDSLLIAKNGKLIFEMYNRRGRVNGPHYTMSVTKTMTSVCLARAIQLGLLSISDLDKPVIDFMPEIDRSKIQAGVESITLRDALFMKSGLRFSQKSTVLALERKYQKQAYFQKVFEATSPISQASKEYKYSGLDATMIMMIIDIKTGGQVQKWIEAEVTNKLGTVYCWNDKSNALPACGAGSNFTSRTLLKVAQSILDGGKLNGKPWLSPEYVQLIVDSKKGDGYFYYFHNRKKFSDDKINFISGIGAGGQYMSILPHNNIVLVATSHNKKAIGAPLKALEEHFIKLLIK
- a CDS encoding type II secretion system protein yields the protein MKKKFSLIELLVVIAIIGILASIILPVLGNARDSAIRTSCKNKLKQATLANFMYADDNNQYVFPSTNGSIKWNKQLFESGYLSKSGLKTDNHPFHCPSGVTFQWNYETNYSMNKNLTLASGSNVPKSLASTHSSKTLFMIDGYNKSNVIWPANLKDENKVIKDTATKRMARHDGKLNITYVDGHLESLDGNQALSIGNNSNNSSQLWTP